One genomic region from Fusobacteriaceae bacterium encodes:
- the ftsH gene encoding ATP-dependent zinc metalloprotease FtsH has translation MDKNNQDENKSLRDDKDPDLKPEDPKPTEETESEKPEENDEEKLKTPEELLKEKQRERQEEIRRKIREDGDDKNKNPFGFKKFNFKGLVLLAFIIALVMTVPAIRKDSRKTPTIDVSYTDFNNLIRIGKIDRVEEKDGSVTGYFRDDTNAYRTRLLTFRLGDDQKLLTALEAKNIKVSSVAPDPPNMLVNMVTSWFPFLILIGIWVFMLNRMNKGNGGGPQIFNMGKSKAKEGESLSKVTFKDVAGIVEAKAELEEVVEFLREPEKFKKVGAKIPKGVLLLGAPGTGKTLLAKAVAGEAKVPFFSMSGSEFVEMFVGVGASRVRDLFNKARKNAPCIVFIDEIDAVGRKRGTGSGGGNDEREQTLNQLLVEMDGFGNEETIIVIAATNRPDVLDRALLRPGRFDRRVYVDIPDINGREAILKVHLAGKTLGKDVNLKDIAKQTYGLVGADLANILNEAAILAARAGRKEILMADIQEATEKVSMGPEKKSRVISERDKRITAFHEAGHAVVTWNLKDVDPVYKVTIVPRGWAGGYTLSLPDSEIERTHKFKSDFLNDIKILYGGRAAEEIEFSDISTGASNDIERATAIAHAMVTKFGMVSKFGPVLLDATHEGDMFQSRNYSDVTGKEVDAEIFRIIHENYAATVEILKANLEKLRRVADALVEKDTIDREEFEALMKA, from the coding sequence TTGGATAAGAACAATCAGGATGAAAACAAATCATTGCGTGACGATAAAGATCCCGATTTGAAGCCGGAAGATCCGAAGCCGACGGAAGAAACGGAAAGCGAAAAGCCCGAAGAAAATGACGAAGAAAAGCTCAAAACCCCCGAAGAACTGCTCAAGGAAAAGCAGCGTGAACGGCAGGAGGAAATCCGCCGGAAGATCCGGGAGGACGGCGACGACAAGAACAAAAATCCCTTCGGCTTCAAGAAGTTCAACTTCAAGGGGCTCGTTTTGCTTGCTTTCATTATCGCTCTCGTGATGACGGTGCCCGCGATCCGCAAAGACAGCCGGAAGACGCCGACCATCGACGTTTCCTATACGGATTTCAACAATCTGATCCGCATCGGGAAAATCGACCGGGTCGAGGAAAAAGACGGCTCGGTTACGGGCTATTTCAGAGATGACACAAACGCCTACCGGACGCGGCTTTTGACGTTCCGGCTGGGCGACGATCAGAAACTTTTGACGGCCCTCGAGGCCAAGAACATCAAGGTCAGTTCCGTGGCCCCCGATCCTCCCAATATGCTGGTCAACATGGTGACTTCCTGGTTCCCCTTCCTGATTTTGATCGGGATCTGGGTCTTCATGCTGAACCGGATGAACAAGGGCAACGGCGGCGGCCCCCAGATCTTCAACATGGGAAAATCCAAAGCCAAGGAAGGCGAGAGCCTCTCCAAGGTCACGTTCAAAGACGTAGCCGGCATCGTGGAAGCCAAGGCCGAATTGGAAGAAGTCGTGGAATTTCTGCGGGAGCCTGAAAAATTCAAGAAAGTCGGCGCGAAGATCCCCAAGGGAGTGCTGCTTTTGGGCGCGCCCGGCACCGGTAAGACGCTTTTGGCCAAGGCCGTGGCCGGCGAGGCCAAAGTGCCCTTTTTCAGTATGTCCGGCTCCGAGTTCGTGGAAATGTTCGTGGGCGTCGGCGCGTCCCGGGTGCGGGATCTCTTCAACAAAGCGCGGAAAAACGCCCCTTGTATCGTATTTATCGACGAAATCGACGCCGTGGGCAGAAAGCGCGGCACGGGTTCCGGCGGCGGCAACGACGAGCGGGAGCAGACCCTGAACCAGCTTCTCGTGGAAATGGACGGCTTCGGCAACGAAGAGACGATTATCGTGATCGCGGCCACAAACCGGCCCGACGTCCTGGACCGGGCCTTGTTGAGACCGGGCCGCTTCGACCGGCGCGTCTATGTGGACATCCCCGACATCAACGGGCGGGAAGCGATCCTCAAGGTTCATCTGGCCGGGAAGACCCTCGGCAAGGACGTCAATCTGAAGGATATCGCCAAGCAGACCTACGGCCTCGTGGGGGCGGATTTGGCCAATATTCTCAATGAAGCGGCCATACTGGCCGCCAGGGCGGGCCGCAAGGAAATCCTGATGGCAGACATCCAGGAAGCCACGGAAAAGGTTTCCATGGGCCCGGAAAAGAAATCCCGGGTCATCAGCGAGCGGGATAAGCGGATCACGGCCTTCCATGAGGCGGGCCACGCGGTCGTGACCTGGAATTTGAAAGACGTGGATCCGGTCTACAAGGTGACCATCGTGCCCAGAGGCTGGGCCGGCGGCTATACGCTGTCCCTTCCCGACAGCGAGATCGAGCGCACCCACAAATTCAAGAGCGACTTTTTGAACGACATCAAGATCCTCTACGGCGGACGGGCCGCCGAGGAAATCGAATTCAGCGATATTTCGACCGGGGCCAGCAACGACATCGAACGGGCCACGGCCATCGCCCACGCCATGGTCACCAAGTTCGGCATGGTGTCCAAGTTCGGGCCCGTGTTGCTTGACGCGACCCACGAGGGCGACATGTTCCAGTCCCGCAATTACAGCGACGTCACCGGCAAGGAAGTGGACGCCGAGATCTTCAGGATCATCCATGAAAACTACGCGGCCACCGTGGAGATATTAAAGGCCAACCTCGAAAAATTACGGCGCGTGGCCGACGCCCTCGTCGAGAAAGACACGATTGACCGGGAAGAATTCGAAGCGTTGATGAAAGCATAA
- a CDS encoding YibE/F family protein — protein sequence MKKCCLALLIAFALFALTLDAREEYLKGKVVRIEKPLLPDESESGEIREIWPMRVLILEGERRNEEVPVEFPLYRENAYNVSIREGDPVVIFYDTEEETEHYYIVDTDKRIYLYAMAGIFICLALLFSKARGLRGLLALLFVIAFIYGWFVPFIIKGNSPIAGAVLTAVFASVVTIYLMTGFNAKGLVAIMGAVGGVIAAGALSLIFVYKMRLTGFVTTETLNYAGMLQNVNLREIISAGVIIGSMGAVMDVGMSISSALNELREKKSDITSGEIFRSGMNIGSDMIGTMINTLILAYVGSSLLTNILVALQKDQFPMIRLLNFENIVVDFLRAMCGSIGILVAVPITAWVASRFYGKHGKS from the coding sequence ATGAAAAAATGCTGTTTGGCGCTTCTGATTGCCTTTGCGCTCTTCGCGCTGACCCTTGACGCCCGGGAGGAATATCTCAAGGGCAAGGTCGTCAGGATCGAGAAGCCCCTTCTGCCCGACGAGTCGGAAAGTGGAGAAATCAGGGAAATCTGGCCCATGCGGGTCCTGATCCTTGAAGGCGAGCGCAGAAATGAGGAAGTGCCCGTCGAATTTCCCCTGTACCGGGAAAACGCCTACAACGTTTCGATCCGGGAAGGGGACCCCGTCGTCATCTTCTACGATACGGAAGAGGAAACGGAGCATTACTACATTGTCGATACAGATAAAAGAATCTATCTTTACGCCATGGCGGGGATTTTCATCTGTCTCGCCCTTTTGTTTTCCAAAGCCCGGGGACTCCGGGGACTTTTGGCCCTGCTCTTCGTGATTGCCTTTATTTACGGCTGGTTTGTGCCCTTTATCATCAAGGGCAATTCGCCGATCGCGGGGGCGGTCCTGACGGCCGTATTCGCCTCGGTCGTGACGATCTACCTGATGACGGGTTTCAACGCCAAGGGCCTCGTGGCCATTATGGGCGCCGTGGGCGGCGTAATCGCCGCGGGCGCGCTTTCTCTGATTTTTGTGTACAAAATGCGTCTCACGGGCTTTGTGACGACGGAAACGCTCAATTACGCGGGCATGCTTCAGAACGTCAACCTCCGGGAAATCATCTCGGCGGGGGTCATCATCGGCTCCATGGGCGCGGTCATGGACGTGGGCATGTCCATTTCCTCGGCGCTCAACGAGCTCAGGGAAAAGAAAAGCGACATCACGTCGGGGGAAATCTTTCGATCGGGCATGAATATCGGCTCCGACATGATCGGGACCATGATCAACACCCTGATTCTCGCCTACGTGGGGAGCTCGCTTTTGACCAACATCCTCGTCGCTCTGCAAAAAGACCAGTTCCCGATGATCCGTCTGCTCAATTTTGAAAATATCGTCGTCGATTTCCTGCGAGCCATGTGCGGCAGCATAGGCATTCTCGTGGCCGTTCCGATCACGGCCTGGGTCGCTTCCCGTTTTTACGGAAAGCATGGCAAATCCTGA
- a CDS encoding glutathione ABC transporter substrate-binding protein, which yields MMRKLCKIAGILLLGMIFFHGCGEEKAAGPTLVVAQGADAKSLDPHATNDQPSAAVAIQIYNTLVEQDNDKNITPSLAESWTRPDARTTVFKLRRGVKFHNGEELKASDVKFTLERAMESPQVNFIVETVSEIETPDDYTVVIRTEKPFAGILSHLSHNAVSILSEKAVKAAGAAYGEHPVGTGPFKFESWQSGDRIVLSANENYFAGPPAVKQLIFRNIPENAARAIALEAGEIGIAYGIDVTDKERLMANPKIDYYEGPSLSTTYVGFNARKAPLDDLRVRQAICSAIDIDPMIDAVFKAGAVKANSLIPPNVFGYSKTAKAWNRDVEKGKALLAEAGYPDGLKVSLWTNDNQQRRDIAVIMQAQLKDIGVDMSIEVVDWGAFLDLTGRGEHEMYILGWGTVTADADYGLAPLVHTDNMGGAGNRSFYSNPVVDSLLDEAKTETDEDKRAALYAKVQDIIQEEVPVYPIAYGNTSAAALKTVKGFTLRATGSHRLYGVSLAQ from the coding sequence ATGATGCGTAAACTGTGCAAAATTGCCGGAATCCTTTTACTCGGAATGATTTTTTTCCATGGTTGCGGTGAAGAGAAAGCCGCGGGCCCGACCCTCGTCGTGGCCCAGGGCGCCGACGCCAAATCCCTGGATCCCCACGCCACAAATGACCAGCCTTCGGCCGCCGTGGCCATCCAGATCTACAACACGCTTGTTGAGCAGGACAACGACAAGAACATTACGCCTTCGCTGGCGGAATCTTGGACCCGCCCCGACGCGAGGACCACGGTCTTCAAGCTCCGGCGGGGCGTCAAATTCCATAACGGCGAGGAACTGAAGGCCTCCGACGTCAAATTTACGCTGGAACGGGCCATGGAATCGCCCCAGGTGAACTTTATTGTGGAGACCGTCTCGGAGATCGAGACCCCCGACGACTATACGGTCGTGATCCGGACCGAAAAGCCCTTTGCGGGGATCCTGAGCCATCTCTCCCACAACGCCGTGAGCATCCTGAGCGAAAAGGCCGTCAAGGCCGCGGGCGCCGCCTACGGCGAGCATCCCGTGGGGACGGGTCCCTTCAAATTTGAATCCTGGCAGAGCGGAGACCGGATCGTTCTCTCGGCCAACGAAAACTATTTCGCGGGTCCGCCCGCCGTAAAACAGCTGATTTTCCGCAATATCCCCGAAAACGCGGCCCGGGCCATCGCCCTTGAAGCCGGGGAGATCGGCATTGCCTACGGCATCGACGTCACGGACAAAGAGCGGCTCATGGCCAATCCCAAGATCGACTACTACGAGGGCCCTTCGCTTTCGACGACCTATGTGGGCTTCAACGCCAGAAAGGCCCCCCTCGATGATTTGCGGGTGCGGCAGGCCATCTGTTCCGCCATCGATATTGACCCCATGATCGACGCGGTCTTCAAGGCCGGCGCCGTCAAGGCCAATTCCCTGATTCCTCCCAATGTCTTCGGCTACAGCAAGACCGCCAAAGCCTGGAACCGGGATGTGGAAAAGGGCAAAGCCCTTTTGGCCGAAGCCGGTTATCCCGATGGGCTCAAAGTCAGCCTCTGGACAAACGACAACCAGCAGCGCAGAGACATCGCGGTCATTATGCAGGCCCAGCTCAAGGACATCGGCGTCGACATGAGCATCGAAGTCGTCGACTGGGGCGCGTTTCTTGATCTGACGGGACGGGGCGAGCACGAGATGTATATCCTCGGCTGGGGGACCGTGACAGCCGACGCCGATTACGGCCTGGCGCCTCTTGTCCATACGGACAACATGGGCGGCGCGGGCAACCGCTCCTTCTATTCCAACCCCGTGGTCGACAGCCTTCTGGATGAGGCCAAGACCGAGACCGACGAAGACAAACGGGCGGCCCTTTACGCCAAAGTGCAGGACATCATCCAGGAAGAGGTTCCCGTTTACCCGATCGCCTACGGCAACACCAGCGCGGCGGCACTGAAAACCGTCAAGGGCTTTACGCTCCGGGCCACGGGCAGCCACCGGCTCTACGGCGTGTCTCTGGCGCAATAA
- the tilS gene encoding tRNA lysidine(34) synthetase TilS, with the protein MPELQNLRRDIKAGEQVVVGFSGGADSVMLAELLRTLRDELDFSPTLVHVNHLLRGEESDGDEAFCLRYAADHDFQMITRRVDVGALAEERKISPETAGRQARYAVFREVMETLGATKLVLAHNLDDQVETFLFRLIRGTSLEGLEGIPESGEILRPLAWRWKRDICAWLREHGLSWREDRSNNDPGYTRNRIRLELIPGIERTYNPRFKEKIAALLPEIRAINRMTAVDAEAYFAEPDNNRALSLSALKELALREPLRLRKILRDWLLRIPAPLGRNGLDRSKLEALARIVTAGGAKEITLGGGYSVRKTKDRLTLCGPKTKNEEENTPPKAFSE; encoded by the coding sequence AGGTCGTCGTCGGATTTTCCGGGGGCGCCGACTCCGTCATGCTGGCGGAATTGCTGCGGACCCTTCGGGATGAACTGGATTTTTCGCCGACCCTCGTTCATGTGAATCATCTCTTGCGGGGGGAGGAATCGGACGGCGACGAGGCTTTTTGCTTGCGTTACGCGGCCGATCACGATTTTCAGATGATCACCAGACGCGTGGACGTGGGGGCCTTGGCGGAAGAACGAAAAATTTCCCCCGAGACGGCGGGCCGTCAAGCGCGGTACGCGGTATTCCGCGAGGTCATGGAAACGCTGGGCGCGACGAAACTGGTCCTGGCCCACAATCTGGATGATCAGGTCGAGACTTTTTTGTTCCGGCTGATCCGGGGGACTTCCCTCGAAGGACTGGAAGGGATCCCCGAAAGCGGGGAAATCTTAAGGCCCTTGGCCTGGCGCTGGAAAAGAGACATTTGCGCCTGGCTGCGGGAACACGGCTTATCGTGGCGCGAAGACCGCAGCAACAACGATCCCGGATATACGAGAAACCGAATTCGCCTGGAATTGATTCCGGGCATTGAACGGACCTACAACCCGCGCTTCAAAGAAAAAATCGCGGCCCTTCTGCCGGAAATCCGCGCGATCAACCGGATGACGGCGGTCGACGCCGAAGCGTATTTCGCGGAGCCCGACAATAACCGCGCCCTTTCCTTGAGCGCCCTCAAAGAGCTGGCTTTGCGTGAACCCCTGCGCCTGCGAAAGATCCTGCGGGACTGGCTTCTCCGGATCCCGGCCCCTTTGGGCAGAAACGGCCTTGACCGCTCCAAGCTCGAGGCGCTGGCCCGGATCGTCACTGCCGGCGGCGCAAAGGAAATCACGCTGGGCGGCGGTTACAGCGTCCGGAAAACGAAGGATCGGCTGACGCTTTGCGGCCCGAAAACAAAAAATGAGGAAGAAAATACGCCCCCGAAGGCGTTTTCAGAATAA
- the rpsO gene encoding 30S ribosomal protein S15: protein MRNKAEIIKEYGKFEGDTGSTEVQIAILTERINHLTDHLRTHQKDFHSRLGLLKMVGQRKRLLSYLTKKDLDGYRSLIAKLGIRK, encoded by the coding sequence ATGCGCAACAAAGCGGAAATTATCAAAGAATACGGAAAATTCGAGGGAGACACGGGTTCCACGGAGGTGCAGATCGCGATCCTGACGGAGCGGATCAACCACCTGACGGACCACCTGCGGACCCATCAAAAAGATTTCCATTCCAGATTGGGATTGTTGAAAATGGTAGGACAGCGGAAACGTCTGCTGAGCTATCTGACGAAAAAGGATCTTGACGGCTACAGAAGCCTGATCGCGAAACTGGGAATAAGAAAATAA